Within the Eleginops maclovinus isolate JMC-PN-2008 ecotype Puerto Natales chromosome 13, JC_Emac_rtc_rv5, whole genome shotgun sequence genome, the region TCTCGCCTCTGGACTGCTTCAAGTTTCCTCAGGAGTGTCCAGCTGGGCAGCGCTGCCTGTCCAGTACAGCCACAGGAAGACGAGGTAAGatccagtgtttgtgtgtgtatgtgtgtttctgtgtctgtgtctgtttttatttctgtgtctgtACATGAAATCATTTCTAAGAATCTAGGTCAGGAGACAACAAAGCCTCATTGTTGGGAACAGATTTGTGAAATTCACAGTGCAGTCTGTGCATATGTCTGTCAGTACATTATCAGGATAGTTGTTTtctgatttgaaaataaattgtggtTATTAAGTGCTGACTATCATCTATAATTGAAGGTGTTTCACACCCACATCTTAagaaactgtgaaaatgtagtcattttttaaatctctacACTGACCTCCCTGTATAGTCCAAGGGCTCTAAAAGATTAATTTAAAAGTCAgtttaagttttttttatttaaaatcctgTGTACCACAAATCCTGGCTGCTTCTAAGACGTCTGTCTTAGAAGCAGCCATATTGAGTTAACTGCATAACTTTTCTGAGCAAACTCTCCAATGCTGAATAAAGTCTTGAGTAAAATAACAGTTTGAAGTCCATTATCAAAGTATTAGTAAATCATCTCTTTCAGAgcccaaaaaacaaatcattgtcCACATGATTTGTGGACAATGATCCATCTGACTTGACATACACAAGTCAGATTTGTGTATGTTACTTACAAGgatactaaaataaaaagggcTATTCATTCTTACATGCATGATCCTGTCTCAAAACAGGtgcaatacaaaacaaaacagtgactCAATGGATCAGATCTCAGCACAGTTTCTCATCCAGCCAGTTGTCTGTTTACTTTGCCTGTGATGCCATCAAATGATCTCTAAAAATAGCTCTCTGGGCTCGGTGGGTGGGGCAAAATGTTGACTGTGTCTCATCAGAGGATAAAgccctgtgttttttttgcaccTAAACCAGTAAATACAGGGGCAGATTTGATTACGAATGCTCTGTGGGACAGTGGCTTTTAAACAAGATGTATCTTTAGTTGTTTACCACCTTGTTACTCCAAAATATGGCAGAGAAATCATTTCATGTTACTTTAACTTTAAGTTGTAAAATTTGGTAAAAGACTGAGATAAGAAACACTGCCAAACAATACTCACATGGCCTTATGATTATTTTGTCAACAGCATCAATGTTGTGACACGTTTTGTGGTATTaagtgctatatatatatatatatatatattttatatattatataaatatatttataattggTATAACGAGACAATTTAAGTcgtaaaaacaaatattgtaaaCACCTTATTCAAattctgtcatgatccttgttttgtgtctgtttcctgttttattttgaaatgatttccctctgttgtgtcatgtgtagctttacttcctgtcttttggttttccttgtgtctgattgtttcattgctGTCACCTTTTTGTCCTCgtgtttcttcctcccctccccagctgtggcttgtgttgtgatgaatgtctttgtatttagtcctgctttcccttgtgttctttgtcagttcaTTGTGGTTCTTCATGTGTCAAGTcaggtgtttttcatgtcctggattacccaaactttgtatttttgttcaaCAGCTTTTTGGAATAAAGTTCGCcgtttgtttggacccatacctgcctccctttgttgctgcacttgggtcctatttcccccacccttgACAAATTCAATCACTACTGAATTTGAAAATCACATTACACCAAGCATCAAAATGAAATCCATGAACTTTCCTCTTTTTGAAGTAcaaatacatatactgtatattccagCACTTATTGTCGGATCTAAAAAtattactaaaataaaaacagagtaagtaaaacaaatattattatttttatatgattGATTATATTCAGACTACAATATTTAGGATGAAAAATGCAACGTATCAGTGTTATAAGGTCCATATGGGCAACTGAACGCTGTGGACAATGGACTTCATCAATTCTTTAATGTAGCACTATATtcaatatgttatttattaagAATAGCATGTTTTTGAAATTCAAAGCAGACTAATTCATAGGTGGAATACAATCTATTTagtaatattcaaaaagtaataattaatTTTTTAGTAGTAGATCATTGCCTccattgatgtatttttattatcttcCCATCACTACATGCACCAACACGCAGTAAATAcactcctctctttcctttcgTAGGCTCTCTGGAAGTGACCATGTATGAGAAGAGCTGTGCAGTCCCGGCCCAGTGTGGAGTGAGTGGACAGAAGTACGCCTCGGGACTCTACTTCAACTACACCAACGTCTGCTGCGACACCGACCTGTGCAACGGGGCTGCCGCGACCTTTGCTGCCCTCAGCTGGAGAGGAGCGGCTCTCTGCATGCTGCCcgccctctctctgctgctggccTGAACATCAGAGGTGTGtccgtgagtgtgtgtgtgtgtcaccctAAGCACTGAATATCAAAGCATAATTCTTCTGGAAAAGATGTAcatacagtggtgtaaagtaactaagtagatttacttattttgaggtacttctaatttaattgaatattttaatttcatgctactttgtacttttattccactacaattcagagatgaaaatagtacttttactccactacatttatttgtacctttagtttctttgcagatttggattaattatgtgaaatataaacacaatttaaataagactttagttacacctggagtaaattgGAATaaaccctgcagtatacaaagtcattcaaactaacATTAAAACAACTCGCTTtaatgcagttgtttttttttatctgaaaaaaagtGTCCCCAATTTTCTAACAAAGTGGCGCCCATGCACTGTGGTATTACCACATCTTTCCGAAGTTAAACGTGTGTGTACTTCTGAATAATAGTTCTTTATTTACTAGAACAACCTAACCTCATCTAGTGGCTTATGATCACACATCACATGATCTTTAATTACACTTGTGCGTTGCTATATTTGTTGATTTGCCAGAAGGTTGTGTCCTTACATTAAACTAATAAAAGTTTAAACTCAAAATATAAGCGATGTTGTTTTGTGAGAATATCCTTTCATATCTCCAAATGACATTAAGGCCTGGATAATAGAACTAATACACCACTGAAGAGATGCTTTCTTCTTATTTGTGCTCCATTTAATATCTAATCATTATTGCTTTGAGTTTCCTGCTtgaatggaaaagaaaaagtggTTGTGTGTATCTTCACGTGGTTACCCTGCATAATGGAGAAACACCAGTCACAGGTTCATTTTTCAGCAAGGTATTTCTTTATTGGGATTTCAATAAATGTGTCTCGTAAAGGGCTTTGATCTGCAAAATAAATTTCATTTGTGTTACTAGTTTGATTGTTTTCCTTGATTATTGGGATCTACTGGGTTAGTGTCCATGCCACTGATGATTTAGACGTTTAAGTGCAACCTCTTTTGACTACATGATATGTAAAAGTTCAAAACTAAAGGTTAACAGGGTTGCAGGGGAATATATGAAACAAAGTCAATGGCAAAATATGAGTCTAAAAACTGAAGTGAAAACAAACTAATGAgagtaacattttaatgaaatgataTCAAGTCCCAAGgtaagaagtaaaaaaaaactcctgcATTCTAATACAATAATACATGAGCACTGAAATTAGTCAGACTCTATCCCTTTAAACGTTGGTCCATTTTTGAAAGTTTCAGTCAATATCAAATATACACTTTAATCTCTTTGATCAACACTGGTCCTCAATAACACCTAA harbors:
- the LOC134874789 gene encoding prostate stem cell antigen-like isoform X1, coding for MSCLQLGIVLLFCLPLAATTSLHFARVVQPHHTTDGAACLTCYTCVFPAISPLDCFKFPQECPAGQRCLSSTATGRRGSLEVTMYEKSCAVPAQCGVSGQKYASGLYFNYTNVCCDTDLCNGAAATFAALSWRGAALCMLPALSLLLA
- the LOC134874789 gene encoding prostate stem cell antigen-like isoform X2; the protein is MSCLQLGIVLLFCLPLAACLTCYTCVFPAISPLDCFKFPQECPAGQRCLSSTATGRRGSLEVTMYEKSCAVPAQCGVSGQKYASGLYFNYTNVCCDTDLCNGAAATFAALSWRGAALCMLPALSLLLA